Proteins encoded within one genomic window of Planctomycetota bacterium:
- a CDS encoding nucleoside deaminase, protein MNQEQHQQFMRRAIALARQNISERNGGPFGAVVVKDGKIIGEGWNKVTERNDPTAHAEMEAIRAACAALRTFDLSGAIIYTSCEPCPMCLSAIYWARLDKIYFANTRQDAADIQFDDDFIYQEIAKDHDQRGIHMTQILRDEALPIFTDWQKKSAKIRY, encoded by the coding sequence ATGAATCAAGAGCAACACCAACAATTCATGCGCCGGGCGATCGCCCTCGCAAGGCAGAACATCTCCGAGCGCAACGGCGGACCCTTCGGCGCCGTGGTCGTGAAGGATGGCAAGATCATCGGCGAGGGATGGAACAAGGTCACTGAGCGCAACGACCCAACGGCCCACGCCGAGATGGAGGCCATCCGCGCCGCCTGCGCTGCTCTGCGCACCTTCGACCTCTCCGGCGCCATCATCTACACCAGCTGCGAGCCCTGTCCCATGTGCCTCTCCGCGATCTACTGGGCGCGGCTGGACAAGATCTACTTCGCCAACACCCGGCAGGACGCCGCCGACATCCAGTTCGACGACGACTTCATCTACCAGGAGATCGCCAAGGACCATGACCAGCGCGGCATTCACATGACGCAGATCCTGCGCGACGAGGCCCTGCCGATCTTCACCGACTGGCAGAAGAAGAGCGCCAAGATCCGCTATTGA